Proteins from one Amycolatopsis benzoatilytica AK 16/65 genomic window:
- the pucL gene encoding factor-independent urate hydroxylase, which yields MAIVLGDNRYGKAENRLVRIDRDGDEHRITDLTVSVALSGDLSDTHLTGANDKVLATDTQKNTVFAFARDGIGEIEDFALRLARHFVSTQDSIHLARVGIVAHPWERLRVGGKPAHHSFARSGAGTRTARVTYDGERAWVLGGVEDLTVLNSTGSEFWGFPRDRYTTLAEVKDRILATAVSATWRFSVEETDWAAAHETALATLLDAFGGTHSLSLQQTLHAMGQAVLEAVPEIAEIRFSLPNKHHFLVDLEPFGLDNPGEVFYAADRPYGLIEGTVLRDDAPPAGPAWS from the coding sequence ATGGCGATCGTTCTGGGCGACAACCGCTACGGCAAGGCCGAGAACCGGCTGGTTCGCATCGACCGCGACGGCGACGAGCACCGGATCACCGACCTCACCGTCAGCGTGGCGCTGTCCGGCGACCTGAGCGACACCCACCTGACCGGGGCCAACGACAAGGTGCTGGCTACCGACACACAGAAGAACACCGTGTTCGCCTTCGCCCGCGACGGCATCGGCGAGATCGAGGACTTCGCGCTGCGGCTGGCCCGGCACTTCGTCTCGACGCAGGACAGCATCCACCTGGCACGGGTCGGGATCGTGGCGCATCCGTGGGAGCGGCTGCGGGTCGGCGGGAAACCGGCGCACCACTCGTTCGCCCGCTCCGGAGCCGGAACCCGGACCGCCCGGGTCACCTACGACGGCGAACGAGCCTGGGTGCTCGGCGGTGTCGAAGACCTGACCGTGCTCAACTCCACCGGTTCGGAGTTCTGGGGCTTCCCGCGCGACCGGTACACGACGCTGGCCGAGGTGAAGGACCGGATCCTCGCCACCGCGGTGTCCGCGACCTGGCGGTTCTCCGTCGAGGAGACCGACTGGGCGGCCGCGCACGAGACCGCGCTGGCCACTCTGCTCGACGCGTTCGGCGGCACGCACAGCCTGTCGCTGCAGCAGACGCTGCACGCGATGGGGCAGGCGGTGCTGGAGGCGGTCCCGGAGATCGCGGAGATCCGGTTCTCGCTGCCGAACAAGCACCACTTCCTCGTCGACCTCGAGCCGTTCGGCCTCGACAACCCCGGCGAGGTGTTCTACGCCGCCGACCGGCCCTACGGCCTGATCGAGGGCACCGTCCTGCGCGACGACGCCCCGCCGGCCGGACCGGCCTGGTCCTGA
- a CDS encoding nucleoside deaminase has protein sequence MTVSIDLERTWLSECLRIAEQNVADGGGPFGALVVRDGEIVATGVNRVTPSLDPTAHAEVVAIRAACQALGKFSLAGCVLVSSCEPCPMCLASSLWARVDRVLYAADRHDAARAGFDDRAFYELFDHPRETWQTPVSRVSTPDQFAPFAAWLGRSDRVEY, from the coding sequence ATGACCGTGTCCATCGACCTCGAACGCACTTGGCTCTCCGAGTGCCTGCGGATCGCCGAGCAGAACGTCGCCGACGGCGGCGGCCCGTTCGGCGCGCTCGTGGTGAGGGACGGCGAGATCGTCGCGACCGGCGTCAACCGCGTCACGCCGTCGCTGGACCCGACCGCGCACGCCGAGGTCGTCGCGATCCGCGCGGCCTGCCAGGCACTCGGCAAGTTCAGCCTCGCCGGCTGCGTGCTGGTGTCCTCGTGCGAGCCGTGCCCGATGTGCCTCGCGTCGTCGCTGTGGGCCCGGGTGGACCGGGTGCTGTACGCGGCCGACCGGCACGACGCCGCCCGCGCCGGGTTCGACGACCGGGCGTTCTACGAACTTTTCGACCACCCGCGCGAAACGTGGCAGACCCCGGTGTCGCGAGTGTCCACACCGGACCAGTTCGCCCCGTTCGCCGCGTGGCTCGGCCGATCCGACCGGGTCGAGTACTGA
- a CDS encoding helix-turn-helix domain-containing protein → MRLGALLDTPELGLRLLVGASARDREFSRVFQATLQDPTRYLDGGEIVLCGLRWLPGPAEADEFVGRLAAAGVAALGAGTAEVGGPVPDHLVTACERVGLPLFEVPLSVSFATVAERVILGLAAERSAPARDSHRRLVAAVTSGQGLSALVKAGAEELGTGCWVLSATGRQLAGGPELPAARRTALARRFLRAERLPCQDGPVTLLGASGRSGHRVASWFLVVDGDPADWSPTRRELAQEFAALVGLERSRVDEARRIENRAAEPLLRLALSDDAAPGELTSRLVAAGFAPQEPLAMLSAEVRGGGPGLAQVLVEELLDAAGEPVLVATVDGETFGLFSAPHDARQLREAVRTLEPALGSARLTLGLSRAADAAGLRSGVQEARHARTLAAMNPGRATVLSGDEVASHLLLLAAVPEEVRRTFGEKVLGPVLAYDAAHGSELITTLKTFLEHSGSWTRTAAALHLHVNTLRYRITRIGELTGRDPGRFADRVDLYLAGCFTQNWGWS, encoded by the coding sequence ATGCGGCTGGGTGCACTGCTGGACACCCCGGAGCTGGGGTTGCGGCTGCTGGTCGGCGCGAGCGCGCGCGACCGCGAGTTCAGCCGCGTCTTCCAGGCGACCCTGCAGGACCCGACGCGGTATCTGGACGGCGGGGAGATCGTGCTGTGCGGCCTGCGCTGGCTGCCCGGCCCGGCCGAGGCGGACGAGTTCGTCGGCCGGCTCGCCGCGGCCGGCGTGGCCGCGCTCGGGGCGGGCACCGCCGAGGTCGGCGGGCCGGTGCCGGACCACCTCGTGACCGCCTGCGAGCGGGTCGGCCTCCCGTTGTTCGAGGTCCCGCTCTCGGTCTCGTTCGCGACCGTGGCCGAACGCGTGATCCTGGGCCTGGCGGCCGAACGCTCCGCGCCGGCTCGCGATTCGCACCGCAGGCTGGTCGCCGCGGTGACCTCCGGGCAGGGGCTGTCCGCGCTGGTCAAGGCGGGCGCGGAGGAGCTCGGCACCGGCTGCTGGGTGCTCAGCGCGACCGGTCGGCAGCTGGCCGGCGGCCCGGAGCTGCCCGCCGCCCGCCGCACCGCTCTGGCCCGCCGGTTCCTGCGCGCCGAACGGCTGCCGTGCCAGGACGGACCGGTCACGCTGCTGGGCGCGTCCGGCCGGTCCGGGCACCGGGTGGCCAGCTGGTTCCTGGTGGTGGACGGCGACCCGGCGGACTGGTCGCCGACGCGCCGCGAGCTGGCGCAGGAATTCGCCGCGCTGGTCGGGCTCGAACGGTCCCGGGTGGACGAAGCGCGCCGGATCGAGAACCGCGCGGCCGAGCCGCTGCTGCGGCTGGCGCTTTCCGACGACGCGGCCCCGGGCGAGCTGACCTCGCGGCTGGTCGCCGCCGGGTTCGCCCCGCAGGAGCCGCTGGCCATGCTGTCGGCCGAGGTCCGCGGCGGCGGGCCGGGGCTGGCGCAGGTGCTGGTCGAAGAACTGCTGGACGCGGCGGGGGAGCCGGTCCTGGTCGCCACCGTGGACGGCGAGACGTTCGGCCTTTTCTCCGCGCCGCACGACGCGCGGCAGCTGCGGGAAGCGGTCCGCACCCTCGAGCCCGCCCTCGGTTCGGCCCGGTTGACGCTCGGCCTCAGCCGGGCCGCCGACGCCGCCGGCCTGCGCTCCGGAGTGCAGGAAGCACGGCACGCCCGCACGCTGGCCGCGATGAACCCCGGCCGCGCGACGGTGCTCTCCGGCGACGAGGTCGCGTCCCATTTGCTGTTGCTCGCGGCGGTGCCGGAAGAGGTGCGCCGGACATTCGGCGAAAAAGTACTCGGCCCGGTACTCGCGTACGACGCGGCGCACGGTTCCGAACTGATCACGACGTTGAAGACGTTCCTGGAGCATTCCGGATCCTGGACGCGGACCGCCGCCGCACTGCACCTGCACGTGAACACTCTGCGATACCGGATCACCCGGATCGGCGAACTGACCGGACGCGATCCCGGCCGGTTCGCCGACCGCGTGGATCTTTATCTGGCCGGCTGCTTCACGCAGAACTGGGGCTGGTCCTGA